The following is a genomic window from Cherax quadricarinatus isolate ZL_2023a chromosome 19, ASM3850222v1, whole genome shotgun sequence.
agcacccttctggcaagacagtgatggagtgaatgatggtgaaagtttttctttttcgggccaccctgccttggtgggaatcggccggtgtgataataaaaataaaaaaaattaatccgttcctgacacccgaaagtatgaacaaaaaataatttttatcacatgaaatattagttttaatacacacaaactgaagaagacatgcacagttgcATGACACTTAagtttattgaagatctggtgatgattgatgggatgggaggaggggtgactgtggatggtgttaatgtttagaaggggaatccccttccattaggacttgaggtggcaagtccttttccggggttacttcccttcttttaatgccactaggaccagcttgagagtcactggacctctgtcgcacaatatatctgtccatagaggcctgtacctcccgttcctttatgacattcctaaagtgtttcacaacattgtcagtgtaatagtcaccagcacggcttgcaatagctgtgtgagggtgattttcatcaaaaaaggtttgcactttaagccacattgcacacatttccttaatctttgaagtagacaacttcctcaatttctctatcccctcctccgaagcagtttcctcaggtctggcctcttgctgttgaagatgatctagcagctcatcagtggttagtacttccttgtcctcctccaccaactcttccacatcctccccattaACCTcgaaccccaaggactttcccaatgccacagtggattcctcaactggcataggattcccagggttagcctcaaacccttcaaaatcccttttgtcaaCACATTCTGgctacagtttcttccaagcagagttcaaggtcctcttagtcacttcctcccaagccttatctataatgtttacacaattgaggatgctaaagtgatctctccaaaactctcttagagtcagttgagtttctgaggtcactacaaagcacctttcaaacatagcttttgtgtacagtttcttgaagttggaaatgacctgctggtccatgggctgcaggagagaagtggtattaggaggcaaaaacttgaccttaatgaagctcatttccccagaaagtcgctctgccacgtctgaaggatgaccaggagcattgtctaataccaggaggcacttaatgtctaatttcttttcaattaggtaatttttcacagtgggggcaaatgcatggtgaaaccagtcatagaaaaagtccctagtgacccatgccttactgtttggcctccacagcacacacaaattagccttgaggacattgtttttcctgaacacactgggagtttcagagtgatacaccaataaaggcttcactttgcaatcaccactagcattggcacacatcaacagagtaagtctgtctttcataggcttatgtcctgggagtgccttttcctcctgagtaatgtaggtcctgcttggcattttcttccaaaacaggcctgtttcgtcacaattaaacacttgttcaggtttcagtccttcactgtctatgtactccttgaattcctgcacatatttttcagccgctttgtggtccgaactggcaacctcactatgccttatcacactatgtatgccactatgattcttaaatctctcaaaccaacctttgctggccttaaattcactcacatcaccattagttgcaggcatttttctaattaaatcatcatgcaacttcctagccttttcacatatgatcgcttgagattagctatctcctgctatctgtttttcgtttatccacaccaataacagtctctcaacatctatcacttgcgatctctgtttcgaaaacaaagttgcacctttggcaagaacagcttccttgattgccgttttcttggccacaatagtagcgatggttgattggggttttgtgtacaacctggccagctcggagacacgcactccactttcatacttagcaatgatctctttcttcatatccatagtaattctcaccctttttgctctAGGGTTGGCATTAGaatctttcttggggcccatggtgacttattttgcaggtgcagtcactaaaaaggctgtaataatgtgaaatgttccgattgtatgcttggtagcgaccgcggtggctggcttgtaaagactggcacccacggaacaagtgaggcgggctcaggccgcacTTGGACGAGTCTCGAATGAATcgtgttgagcgagttttttagcgctagccgagaggcaaaatttttgtgttaaaatgtatcgctaggcggatttaacattatgcgatGCGTTCATTAGGCGAGGGCCCACTGTactatatacgtcttacgagccaccgtttttgacgtatataaactcataaattctagcggctacaaatcaagcaggagaaagctggtaggcccacatgtgagagaatgggtcagtgtggtcagtgtgcaccatataaaaaaaatcctgcagcacgcagtgcataatgagaaaaaaaaactccgccctttttttttaattaaaaatgcagactttgtggtctattttcgcatagtatttatggttgtattctcgttttcttggtcccatttgatagaatggaaaacattttatagaaatagaggtcattttgattggttttactatgaaaagaaccttgaaatggagctcaaagtaggggaaatgtttgatttttgccgatgttcaaaagtaaacaagtggtgtcattttccaataaatgtccaagtaaccattctaatatgcagtcatgaatgggttgacattatttatacaatttttacaatattgcagtagtctgcataacagtaaatcttctatttttttgtttgaaaaaaattcaaaatagaaagcaagagtattatcataggggcctggagacgtgactgatgaacaaagaaaatgttatttttgagctaggaatgtctgcattgttcattctggaccctattttaaaattttcgtgaaattgggcaaattgcaaatttctgaccactttattgggtagttgaaatcggtaaatgggcagtttcttgtactcaatcgatagaaaaaatggagttctaaagaaatagctatgagttttgttgactggaacaatggaactagccaaaaatagggctcaaagtgggctaaattgccgattcgtaaatatcgccaaggtcgctaacttctcgagagtgtaattctgtcagttttccatcaaatttcgttcttttggtgtcattacaatcgggaaaagattctctatcatttcataagattttttttttttttttttttttttttgtaacaccaGGAGaaacctcaggatttggggttgcgacagtcaaggggttaaaggctAACATTAGGATTTTATTGTCCCACTTCTGAATGTATATCACGGTATGGCTGTATACAGTGTACTGTTAAGTTTGTAGACTTAATTTTTGCGGCAGACATTTCTTGCAACATTTTGCTTAAGATTAATGCTACagttttaatttttaaattatggTCTTCCTTTTTTCTTTAGTGTTTCTTATTAAcatgtttatattttcattttgCAGAAGAAGGAAACCCCAAACGCAAACTTAGAAAAAGACGTGCAAAACGGCAAGCAGTATCTCAGTTAATGGAAACCATTGCTCCGCCAGCTGAAGTTAGCACAGTGCCATCAGAGGAGAGTTCAGAATCATATGCTGTTTCATCTCGTGGACGTGTACGTAAAGttaaaaagatgataaattatgATGGCCTAGATTTTGAAAAACTTGCAATTCAGGCATCTGAGGAAGCTGAACAGGAGAGGGTAAGAAAAAGAAggaaaagagaagaagaagaaagggaaagagaagaacaaGAAACTGAAGAAAATGTAAACTGCTCTCAGCCTTCTGCAGTGAGACGTTATCTTCTCTCCCACACAGGACATGTCATGGGGTATATTGACAATGATGGACAAGTCCATTCAGGGAGTACTATTAAAGACAGCCAAGCTGAAAAAGGAAAAGTTGACATATCAAATGTTAGAAATCTTGCTAGTCAGCTTGTAGCTAATGTCAAAAAAGAAAGCTCTCAGACACCACTAAGGACTGGTGTAATGTTCCCAAGAAAAACCTTTCAAAATACTAATTTAAAGCCTGGTGTGCCAACTGTTGTTGTGGCTGCCATAAATAGTCAAGGGTCTCCAGTGTATGTGAGAGTTGTGGGAGAGCAGGCTCTGCAACTAGTAAAGTATATGAAACCTAGTGTGAAGGGACCTGTATCTCAGATTAAACTTCAGCACCATGGTCAAACTTATACTGTTAATACTAATGCTCATATGATAACTCACAACATTCCAGGTCTACCTGATGGTGAAGCCAAAGAAAAACCTTCCAGTGTTAGTCAATCGACCATGACTCCAGCCATACCTACCTCATCGCTGGTTACAACAAAGCCTTCAACAAGGCTTGAGGGTTTAGCTACCAGCAATTCTCCAAGTGTGCCTCGAGTTGCTCCAATAACTTCAGTGGTGAGCAGTGTCTCTTCTCAACCCAATACCTTAGCTTTGGCATACAGAGGAATGACGAGACCCACTAGACCAATGACCGTTAATGCACCAGTTCGGACTCAAGGCTCCCTAGTCCCTGGAACTATAATGTATCAAGATCCTAATCGTCTTTCATCAGTGGCTCCCACCAGGCTAGTTACAGCCTCCCCATCAGTAGTGTCATCAGTAATGTCACCTACCATCAAAGCACCTGCTAATGCAGGATCTTCACATGTAACTCATAATTTAATCAATGTAAATCAACAAGCAAATAGACAACTATCACCCAGTATTATAGCTTCTTCCAGACCACAGGTTACACCTTTAGTGAGGACTGCTGTGTCCTCAGGTGTCACTCCAACAAATGCCATGCCGCATCAACAAGGTTCTTCAATAATGCAACAGCATACAAATTCTCAGCAACAAATAATAGCAGTCCAAGCCCCAACAGCTGTAGCAGCAACTCCAAATCAACCTTTGGGTCAGACTGTAACAGCCACTACCATAGCAGTTCCTGGTCCAGGGGGACAGCCACAAGTACAGCTTAAACTAGAATCCGAATCTTTAGCTCAGCTGATGCAGCGAACAGGAAGCAAAATAGTGGCTTTACCAAATGGCCGAGGTGGGTATACCTTGTCTCTCACACCAGGTGCAGTACAACCTGGCCAAGCAGGACAAAAAAATCAGACTCACTTATCAGCCAATGCAGCTGCTAAAGTCCAGGTTGTATCATGCAGTACAACTCCCTTACTTCAAGATACTCCACCACCTCAAACTGTCCAACAGCCTCCAGTCATCCAACAACAGAGTCATGTTATATCACAAGGGGTGGCCCAGGCAGCAACAGTAGTTCAGCAAGCATCATCTCAACAGTTGGGCATAAGGCAGATGATTCCAGTTAGCCAATCCCATGCTCCAGGTACAATTATTAAGGATACAAATGCTGGTACCCAAGTTGTGGTCAGTGGACAGCAAGCCGTTTACTCGAGGGTGGGTACTCAACAGCGAGTTTATAATAATCTGGTATCATCATCTCAGGGAACTAGGTGTGTCCCAGTCTCTACAACAACTGTAATGTCACCACAACAGTCAGTAAATAATGTAAGCACAAGTCAGTCATCCTGTGTGCTTCAAAAAGTTAATACTACACCTTCTCAATCTCCAAGTTACCAGACAAACCACAGTCAGCAGCAGTATGTTGTGCAACAGCGTGTAGTGACAGCAGGTACTCAGACAACTGTATCTCCCCAGTCTACCCAAACCGTAGCACAGCAGTCCACTACAGCATATAAACCAGTTATTGTCAATCAGCCAGTCCAACAAGGTACTCAGCAAGTAGTTAGAGTAGCTCAGGCACCTGTGCTTCAACAACAGCAAATAGTAAGATTACAGGCTGTGAGTGGTAGTCCTGCCACCACTCAGAAGCTTGTCCAAATTGTACAACCTGGTGGAGGACGTCAGGTGGTACAAATGGTGCAACAAGTTGTAGCAAGTCAAGGACAGCCAAATACAGGGCATCAAGGATTGATTTATGTACAAGGAAGTGGCCAAGTGTTACAACAACACCAGAAAAATAATTTGGGAACAGTCCACCATACACTGCAAGGAGCTACAGCTGtacagcagagtcagccacaACAGAAACAAATTGGACAACAGAAACTACATCAACAAATAATAAGTCCGCAGCATTCAGCATTGCAGCAACAAATAACTGGGCAGTCACATCAACAACTTACACAACAACttgtgcaacaacaacaactagtacaacagaagcagcaacagataTCACAACCTCAGCTTGTGcaagatcagcagcagcaacaagtggTGCAACAACATTTAGTACAGCAACAACAAATTgttacacagcagcagcagcagcagcagcaacaacagcagcagcagcaaattattacacaacaacaacatcagattGTTGCCCAGCAGCAACAAATTgttacacagcagcagcagcagcagcagcaacagcagcagcaacaacaaattGCTGTGCAGCAGCACCAGCCACAAAATgttacacaacaacaacaacaaattgtTTCTCAACAGCAACGTCAGGTTGTTACACAACAGCAACAGACAGCAGTTCAACAGCAGCAACCAGCAGTTCAACAGCAGCAGTCATCAGTTCAACAGCAGCAACCAGCAGTTCAACAGCAGCAACCAGCAGTTCAACAGCAACAACCAGTAGTTCAGCAACAAGGTCGATTGGTATTGGTGAGAACATCTCAGGGAGAACAGATGGGATTACAGTTGCCAGATGGCCGTGTATCATTGCTTACACCGGAGCAGCTGCAAACAGCAATCAGAAATGGTTCCATTAAAATCAACCAGCAGACTTAAGTTTTTTGCAAGTTTTTTACATTTGACTCTTATGGTTACATAGAGTAATTGTGTAACTGTTAGAAATGTAATGCAGAAAAATATTAATTCTGTGGTGTGGGACATGTAATTGCCAAATAAAATTTTTAATATGTATTTTACAAATACATTATTAGAACCAAACCAGATCCTGGTTTAATGCATTCAAGGTTTTTATAtcagttttttttattgtattaatGAAACACAATTTCCTTTGTGTGCACTAGCAAGTTGACAGCTGAATATGCCACACCAGTGACTTAAGTATGCACTTACTTTGCCGTGTTGTGATAAGTTGGTTTTCTTTCCTGTGATTGCCCTGTGCAGTGAACAACATTAGTTTCACCCAGTTAATCTTGAGAACAGTTGTGGCTGAAGTCCTTACTGAACTGTGACAAAATACATCACAACAAGGTTGTTAAAAAAAATCCAGCTATTGAGGAAAACATTATCAAATTCAAAAAGTTATAATATAAATATTGAAGTGTAATCAGCATCAACAATGtgatataatgtataatgtaccATAAAATTTAGTTGGCTTAAACATGTTTGTAATCATTCAGAAAATAAATGCCTAATGTATGCAATTAGGCAACAAAATGTTTCGTAAACATTTGTAAACACCAGGCAACTGAGTTGCTTACATGTTTAACTTATGTAAGGAAATAAATTATATCTTGtacaaattataaaataaatttttcaatgCAAACACTGTTTATAAGACAATTACTGTCTGTAAAATCCTACAAATCTTTGTTAACTTTTATGCAgtattgcatatatatgcatatgcagtATTGCATGTACTGTATTTGTCTTTTTACGAGAAAAATTTTTTGGTAAGCTGTATGGTTATAAAACATCATAATTCATTTTCTTATTCACATGGAGGTTCTTCACCTATGTACAGTAGTATCTTAGCATGAAAGGCAAATATTGGTGCTAGTAACAAGCTTAAGGCTTAAAAAAAATCGACAACAGTAATGGTAATTTGGGATCACCATCTGTTCAGAAAGGGAATTCAGTTAGGGCAAATTATTTAGTAGGTTGTTGGGAGGAAATTAATGATTTCAAACAATATTTGCCAAATTAGATAAAGACAACAAAGATTGTGTAGTTTGGCTTATGAAAAGTAAAGGGAACAATTAAGATCTAGTCAATTTACAACAAAAGTACACTGGTTTTTGAaatctttattattattgtttaaaatatttaattattttaGGGTAATAGTTACAATACCTAGTTATCTTATTTATCAAGCTATCATAATCAAGGGGCAATATGCTTACACAGTACATCGTTTAGGTTGACTACTTGTGATAGGCATGGTGTTTGATCACTGGTAAAACCAGATCTGGTAATATGCAGTATTACATGCCCTAAACTATGCAAATTTTTCTTTACTGGAGGATGCCATATTGTGGAAATGTGTGCAACTGGCTCATGAATATTATACAAAAGCAGTTTTTCTTGCCAATCCCATGTTTTATCAGAAAATTAATGTTGCTAATCACATAAAACAGTATTCCTAggaattattaatttattaaaaaCATATATGAAATAAATGCTTTATCCAGTATAGTTTTAAAACTGATTATGTTCACATTAAATTTTTGGATAAAAATGCTTCCTAAACAATTAACTGATAGATTACAAGaaccttccttttttttttttttctccccaaGTTAAAAATCTTTTATTTATGGCTTAGAATAAAAAATTTTGTGGAGTGTCTTCTGTTTTTGGTTTCAGTTACAAACACTGCATCCacctttattttatttatttttttttaattaaacttTTGGCATGGCTCACTTGTTAGATGCATACGGTAATGCCAAGAAATGAATAATAACAGTGTAATAAAATTCATAATCATTGTTATCCTTTTCCCAGTTGCAGAAAAAAATGCTCAAATGAGGTACAGTATTTTATTTATGTTTATGGTAGCACTAAAATCTATTTGGCCTGTTGATTATATTTTCTGAAATACAGTGAAGAGCCAGTATGTGGTCCATTTAATGTGAGCTTTTGTTTTATATATCACTAACAAGACCAATTATGCAGAATAGTGGCTGGTTCACAGTGAAATGTGTGTATTTTCCAAAGAAATTACTCAAGCAGGAGTTAATAAATCATGTGATGCTCATAAAATATCTCTTCATACCCTTGCATTTATTTTCAAGTTCTGGGATATGAAAGTGGATCATAATTTATGTAATCACAAGAGGTACTGTAGAACTAGCCTTAAGATGGTAAAATTTAGATTTTTTTAGAAATGTGTATAGAAAGTTACTAATGAAAGTGGAGCAATTGTGAGTAGGAAGATAATTGTATATACAGCATTGTACAATATAAAAGTCCAGGATAATAATGGTCTAGTGTTTCCCATAATAACAAAAAGTAAAATTTTGTCAAAACAAGAAACTTAAAaactaaaataaataattttggtAATGTATACTCTAACAAAGAAAGCTAAA
Proteins encoded in this region:
- the LOC128688283 gene encoding uncharacterized bromodomain-containing protein 10 isoform X2, with translation MKKRRMDAMRQAKRDREQEVVDWEKDLLKEPIHSHMRAMWELPQIGHFIFLTLKTLNIYEVPQYELERMLLMPRASRTLAMLLTSLLSSPQQRQKLNEKPYMPYKVWARKLAHKTLLWYRCYYRENKDPQKVFDQMGIEPQFWCVCGPTNPFDRQLFHEMTYHQRVWLLKSLCDFLLHNHKTVQEVIAEQTESDQREYHLGQDRDGNDYLHFPQFCGQDLRIYRRSRVPSPEITAEEEETVQGSVLPIEKIKEHRKMMRKFRHKYEEEAEWEGSRGKKRRKRGRGRGRAIDPEEEVGLNSRSRPGNLRQRPRARYNDQFEDLGLSSDEEVKTKSRGKRSWVSVINSSSESDSERDNEGIASTPLAADPDEDEGAGSNSPLHQESLSRAQQKNPRTKRGGKKKPTCELCGKTFQNIAALKGHRAVHTKEKQRLASSAEDIPLTSKRSKLVEGDRETLETSTDNGVDRLSSEKDNCIVQNGENEPEVKKELGVDNNKVNDLKSESLINGEIKDEPSENRDNKVKTRTDDDVRNCTPAFISNVKGEKIDDVCVKVEKEAKTENGKTESPTRAEDDNGSENQESPSCNGFVKEEEKDQKEDSYDETKPKSPSSPKELAPIYDASPYLPRLEDFELVVSSVEQLRALIQKFGDLPDGSAEDEEKGNQKKLKEEVKKRPSCEVKLHYALCNLLNELSPWESKLLTATKRLRTKLRHEWNDFEKRDADYVDPAEEAWMSDPEPEPEPPPTTAQESSSSSSSSEESLDEEGNPKRKLRKRRAKRQAVSQLMETIAPPAEVSTVPSEESSESYAVSSRGRVRKVKKMINYDGLDFEKLAIQASEEAEQERVRKRRKREEEEREREEQETEENVNCSQPSAVRRYLLSHTGHVMGYIDNDGQVHSGSTIKDSQAEKGKVDISNVRNLASQLVANVKKESSQTPLRTGVMFPRKTFQNTNLKPGVPTVVVAAINSQGSPVYVRVVGEQALQLVKYMKPSVKGPVSQIKLQHHGQTYTVNTNAHMITHNIPGLPDGEAKEKPSSVSQSTMTPAIPTSSLVTTKPSTRLEGLATSNSPSVPRVAPITSVVSSVSSQPNTLALAYRGMTRPTRPMTVNAPVRTQGSLVPGTIMYQDPNRLSSVAPTRLVTASPSVVSSVMSPTIKAPANAGSSHVTHNLINVNQQANRQLSPSIIASSRPQVTPLVRTAVSSGVTPTNAMPHQQGSSIMQQHTNSQQQIIAVQAPTAVAATPNQPLGQTVTATTIAVPGPGGQPQVQLKLESESLAQLMQRTGSKIVALPNGRGGYTLSLTPGAVQPGQAGQKNQTHLSANAAAKVQVVSCSTTPLLQDTPPPQTVQQPPVIQQQSHVISQGVAQAATVVQQASSQQLGIRQMIPVSQSHAPGTIIKDTNAGTQVVVSGQQAVYSRVGTQQRVYNNLVSSSQGTRCVPVSTTTVMSPQQSVNNVSTSQSSCVLQKVNTTPSQSPSYQTNHSQQQYVVQQRVVTAGTQTTVSPQSTQTVAQQSTTAYKPVIVNQPVQQGTQQVVRVAQAPVLQQQQIVRLQAVSGSPATTQKLVQIVQPGGGRQVVQMVQQVVASQGQPNTGHQGLIYVQGSGQVLQQHQKNNLGTVHHTLQGATAVQQSQPQQKQIGQQKLHQQIISPQHSALQQQITGQSHQQLTQQLVQQQQLVQQKQQQISQPQLVQDQQQQQVVQQHLVQQQQIVTQQQQQQQQQQQQQQIITQQQHQIVAQQQQIVTQQQQQQQQQQQQQQIAVQQHQPQNVTQQQQQIVSQQQRQVVTQQQQTAVQQQQPAVQQQQSSVQQQQPAVQQQQPAVQQQQPVVQQQGRLVLVRTSQGEQMGLQLPDGRVSLLTPEQLQTAIRNGSIKINQQT